The following proteins are co-located in the Bubalus bubalis isolate 160015118507 breed Murrah chromosome 23, NDDB_SH_1, whole genome shotgun sequence genome:
- the LOC102399078 gene encoding olfactory receptor 13G1-like produces MLAPSRAVMNQTLVTEFFILGFSETPGLRTLLFFAFLLLYTVALSGNLLIVVVISSSSALHTPMYFFLVNLAVVDILCTSTILPELLVGMVASKTISYGGCMAQLFFFTWSMGAELLLFSAMAYDRYVAICRPLHYGALMGPRVCALLAGVVWTVSLINTSVNTSLLLRLPFCRSNVVEHFFCEIPPLLKLSCAPTQLNETMAFTADIFLAVGNFSVITLSYGCIIGSILRMRSAVGKRRAFSTCSSHLLVVTLYYSTVIYTYICPASSYSLDKDKLVSVIYTSVAPSLNPLIYSLRNMEVKAALRRLLSCC; encoded by the coding sequence atgctggcaccctccAGGGCTGTGATGAACCAGACGCTAGTCACCGAGTTCTTCATTCTGGGGTTCTCAGAAACACCTGGGCTGCGAACGCTGCTCTTTTTCGCCTTCCTGCTTCTGTACACAGTGGCCCTCTCTGGAAACCTGCTCATTGTGGTGGTCATCAGCTCCAGTTCAGccctgcacacccccatgtacttcttcctggtCAACCTGGCCGTGGTGGACATTCTCTGCACGTCCACGATCCTACCTGAGCTTCTGGTGGGCATGGTGGCCAGCAAGACCATCTCCTATGGGGGCTGCATGGCCCAGCTCTTCTTCTTCACGTGGTCCATGGGGGCCGAGCTGCTGCTCTTCTCggccatggcctatgaccgctacgtggccatctgccGGCCCCTGCACTACGGCGCCCTCATGGGCCCCCGGGTGTGCGCGCTCTTGGCGGGGGTGGTGTGGACAGTCAGCCTGATCAACACCAGCGTGAACACGAGTCTCTTGCTTCGCCTGCCCTTCTGCCGCTCCAACGTGGTGGAGCACTTCTTCTGTGAGATCCCCCCTCTGCTGAAGCTCTCCTGTGCCCCGACCCAGCTGAATGAAACCATGGCCTTCACGGCAGACATCTTCCTGGCCGTGGGGAACTTCTCGGTGATCACGCTGTCCTATGGCTGCATCATCGGCAGCATCCTGCGCATGCGCTCGGCGGTGGGCAAGCGGCgcgccttctccacctgctcctcccacctcctggTGGTCACCTTGTACTACTCCACCGTCATCTACACTTACATCTGCCCCGCGTCCAGCTACTCGCTGGACAAGGACAAGCTGGTGTCAGTGATCTACACTTCCGTGGCCCCCTCTCTGAACCCCCTCATCTACTCACTGAGAAACATGGAGGTCAAGGCGGCGCTCAGGAGGCTTCTGTCCTGCTGCTGA